A window of Streptomyces sp. NBC_01224 genomic DNA:
CATGCCGGAGGCCGGCTGGGACGGCTGGTACAGCGACTGGTGGAACTACGGCCAGGGCGGTGACCCGGCGTGGGAGACCTTCCACACCAAGGAGCTGCGCCTCCTCCTTGAGCACGACTGGGGCGCGAGCAGGAACCGCGTCGTGGCGGGACTTTCGATGGGTGGCCAGGGCGCCCTGCTGTATGCCGCCCGGCACCCCGGGATGTTCAAGGCGGCTGCGGCGTACTCCGGCTCTGTGCACCCGCTGCTCAACGACGAGTCGGTGAACCGCATCATGGGATTCTTCGCCGGTCAGGGCAATGACCCGCTGAGGGTCTGGGGCGACCCGGTTGCGCAACGTGACATCTGGGCGGACCACGACCCATTCCACCTGGCCAAGCGCCTCAAGTCGATCCCCGTCTACCTGTCCTGCGGCGACGGCACCACCGGCCCCTTGGACCCGCCGGGCACCTCGAGCGCGCTCGAGGCGGACTTCAACAGGCAGAACCAGGCCCTTGCGAGCGAGCTCGGACGCCAGGGTGCGAAGCGCGTGACCACTCACTTCTACGGACCGGGGACCCACGGCTGGCCGTACTGGCAGCGTGAGTTGCACTCCTCGCTACCGATGCTGCTCCACGCCCTGCGGGCCGACGGCTGAACGGTCATGTGCCGAGATCATCCGCCCGGGCATCCCCGCCGCGCCATGGCCAGCCGTGTCTGGGACGAGCCCCCGGCCGGCCAAGGGAGATCGTGGGATCGTCGCCGGTCACGGCGATCTCGTCTGCACGCTGCGCCAGTTCCACCACCGGCTCGCTCCGGGTGTCCCGCCCCCGAATCCGCACGTCGCCCCGCCTCCGCTGGAAAGATTCGGTCCATGAACGACATCACCCCTGCCCAGAGAGCCCGCGAGCTGCTTACCCAGGCATCCCAGCACCCGGTTGCCAGTCCTCAGCGCGACGCGCTGGTGGCAGAAGCCGCCGTGTGGGCACGGCTGGAGCACGCAGCCATCATGGAGCATCACACGGCCGTAGCGGTCGACATCGAGTCCGCCCTGGCCGCTTTCGCCGACCCCGTGCAGAAACTCGGCAGGGAGGTCGGCAACCTGACCGAGCACATCGAACTCAGCCAGAAGTGAGCGAGCACGCGGAGGGAGGGCATCGCGGTGGTCATGTGCTGCGATGACGCTGAGGCGCTGGGGCAGGCCGCGCGGCGAGCTGCCCTTCGAGACCGCTGAACGCCGACTCGGGGAAGGCTCCGTCCCCGTGCTGTGCACCGACGGCCTCCTCCAGGCACCGGACCGGGATATGGACGCCGGGCCCGACCAGCTGCCCCGTACCATGGCCGGCCCCGTACGATCGCTCGAGCAGCTCTGCGGTGCCGTGGCGACCACCCTGCTGTCAGGGCCCCGAACCGGTGACGCGGCCCCGCTCCTTGCCCGCCCCCGCGTTCTGGAAGCAGGACGGGCCGTCCACCGGGAGCTGCCGGTCGACCCCGCGCAGGTCGCCCGCGCGCGTATCTTCACCACCCGTCAGCTTGCCGACCGAAGGTCTGCAACCACCCGTCCTCACCACCGAACTGATGGTCAGTCAGTCAGCTGGCCGGCAAACGCCATCCGGCACGCGTGCGGCCCGCTCTCCCTGCGCATCCGCGAGGTCTCCGACGGCAGTCTCAGCGCCCCGCACCTGCGCTGCGCGCACCAGCGACGAGGGCGGCCGCGGACTGTTCCCGGTGGCCCGGCTCGCCTCCCGTTGGGGCGCCCGCTGCGACCGCGACGGCAAGACCATCCGGGCCGAGCAGCCCCTTGTTCCTGTCGGAGATCCTTTCGGAGTACCTGGTCCCGGCGATGTGAGGGCCGGAGCGATCGGGTTAGTCTGTCCGTCGTACCGGACACGGGGTGCCCCATCCGAGGGCTGAGATCACACCCGTCGAACCTGAACCAGTTCGTACTGGCGGAGGGATGTCTTCCATGCCTTTGGCGCATGTATCCGGCGGTCTGCCCGCCGACGGCCGGCAGACCGTCTTCGACGGACGGATGCCGGCGGCCCCCGGCGACCTCCGTGTCGAAGCGCACGGTATAGAGCCGGTCCCCGAGAGCAACCGCTACGGCGGTCCCGGGCGCCTGTTCACCGTATGGTTCGCTCCCAATCTGACCATGACCGGCGTGTTCACGGGCACCGTGGGCATCGCCCTCGGCCTGGACTTCGCAGCCGCGCTCACCGCCGTCGTGCTGGGCACCGTCCTCGGCGCGGTGCCCACCGCCTACCTGGGCACCTGGGGGAGCCAGACCGGTGCCGGGCAGCTGCCGCTGGCCCGGCTGGCCTTCGGCCGCGGCGTGGCGGTGCCCGGCATCCTGCAGTGGCTGTCCTCGGTCGCCTGGGACGCGCTGATCGGGCTGTTCGGCGGGGACGCGCTCGCGCGGCTGTGCGGCTGGCCGTTCTGGCTCGGTGTCCTGGTCATGCTGGTGGCCCAGGGCGTCCTCGGCGTGCTGGGCTACGAGGCCATCCACCGGCTTCAGATCGTCATGACCTTCGTGCTCGCGGCCGCATTCGCGCTGATCGCCTGGCGGCTGCTCGACGGTGTCCACCCCGCCGGCAGCGGCAGCGGCACCGCGCACGGCGCCGACCAGGTCGGCGCGTTCGTCCTGACCAGTACCATCGCGCTGAGTCTGACCCTGTCCTGGGCTCCATACGCCAGCGACTTCAGCCGCTACCTGCCGCGCACCACCTCGCGCCCACGCATGTTCTGGTGCACGCTGCTCGGCCTTGTGGCGTCCTTCGTGGCCGTCCAGACACTCGGCCTGTGGGGTGCCTCGGTGCTGACCGACCAGACCGCCGCGGGTGTGGACGAGCTGCTGGGCGGCGGGGCGCTGGGCGCGTTCGGGCTGCTCGCCGTGGCGCTGGCGGCCCTCAGCAGCAACGCCATGAACGACTACAGCGGTTCCTTGGCGCTGCAGACCGTGGGAGTGCGCCTTCCGCGCCCGGCGGCGGCCGCCCTCGCCGCCGTGCTCGGCTTCCCTCTGGTGCTGTGGATGCACGCTGCCGACACCACGGCCCGCTTCCAGAACGTGCTGCTGTTCGTCGGCTACTGGATTCCCGGTTTCGTGGCGATCATCGTCGTCGACTGGCTCGCCCGGGCCCGGGCGAGGGGCGGCGCCGCGATC
This region includes:
- a CDS encoding alpha/beta hydrolase, translated to MTAVPIRRARLLLVLAALLLTLASTPSAPATASTVSPAGRAGGFGPSSRGAEVVAVTQVADRQVDLSVRSPALGGRTVNVRLLTPDGWDPGDRSRRWPTLWLLHGCCGDYTSWTSRTDVARTESLRDVLVVMPEAGWDGWYSDWWNYGQGGDPAWETFHTKELRLLLEHDWGASRNRVVAGLSMGGQGALLYAARHPGMFKAAAAYSGSVHPLLNDESVNRIMGFFAGQGNDPLRVWGDPVAQRDIWADHDPFHLAKRLKSIPVYLSCGDGTTGPLDPPGTSSALEADFNRQNQALASELGRQGAKRVTTHFYGPGTHGWPYWQRELHSSLPMLLHALRADG
- a CDS encoding purine-cytosine permease family protein, with translation MPLAHVSGGLPADGRQTVFDGRMPAAPGDLRVEAHGIEPVPESNRYGGPGRLFTVWFAPNLTMTGVFTGTVGIALGLDFAAALTAVVLGTVLGAVPTAYLGTWGSQTGAGQLPLARLAFGRGVAVPGILQWLSSVAWDALIGLFGGDALARLCGWPFWLGVLVMLVAQGVLGVLGYEAIHRLQIVMTFVLAAAFALIAWRLLDGVHPAGSGSGTAHGADQVGAFVLTSTIALSLTLSWAPYASDFSRYLPRTTSRPRMFWCTLLGLVASFVAVQTLGLWGASVLTDQTAAGVDELLGGGALGAFGLLAVALAALSSNAMNDYSGSLALQTVGVRLPRPAAAALAAVLGFPLVLWMHAADTTARFQNVLLFVGYWIPGFVAIIVVDWLARARARGGAAIDLAAETARAQPGWPPLLAFVVAFAAAVPFMDTSLYVGPVSAALHGADLSYYVAFLVALAVYAPLRLRHRPQD